A genomic region of Pseudochaenichthys georgianus chromosome 12, fPseGeo1.2, whole genome shotgun sequence contains the following coding sequences:
- the LOC117456153 gene encoding lysosome membrane protein 2-like, with protein sequence MQLKSCCIYSTGVLSILLLIAGISLVLSNVFPHILQSVVKKEVVLKNGTEAFEAWENPPAPIYMQFYFFNLTNPLEVLDGERPAVLEIGPYTYREYRPMEQVDFQENGTKVASVNTKTYIFQRDMSRGPESDLIRTVNIPAITVMEQFKDNFYFANFISSYMKSENEGLFTTRTVGELLWGYEDPLLKALKLLKPTLDDVFGLFYKTNASNDGEYVFFTGQQNYKDFARVDTWKGESKLDWWTSDECNMINGTNGASFHPVITKNETLYMFSSDLCRSLYALYEEDVTVKGIPGYRFSPPSEVFANHTVNPANAGFCVPAGNCLGSGVLNVSLCKQGAPIVMSTPHFYQADEKYVQDVFGMRPKKEQHQTAIDINPLTGIIIQAAKRLQVNVFVEKISYFSQTGNVRTVILPVVYLNESVVIDDASAAKLRKIIVEQHVVENIPFFLIGIAIIMGGIFMFLMCRQNVSESTTAERQPLLSS encoded by the exons ATGCAACTGAAATCATGTTGTATTTACAGCACCGGAGTTCTTTCTATTCTACTTTTGATTGCCGGCATTTCTTTGGTGTTGTCTAACGTGTTTCCACATATCCTACAGTCGGTGGTTAAAAAG GAAGTCGTTTTGAAGAATGGCACGGAGGCGTTTGAGGCCTGGGAGAATCCACCAGCCCCTATTTACATGCAGTTTTACTTCTTCAATCTGACAAACCCCCTGGAGGTGCTGGATGGAGAGCGGCCTGCTGTGCTGGAGATCGGACCATATACATACAG AGAGTACCGGCCGATGGAGCAAGTGGACTTTCAGGAAAATGGCACCAAAGTAGCATCTGTCAACACAAAGACCTACATATTTCAGAGAGACATGTCCCGGGGTCCAGAGAGTGATCTCATCAGGACGGTCAACATTCCTGCAATT ACGGTGATGGAGCAATTCAAAGATAATTTCTACTTTGCAAACTTCATCTCCTCCTACATGAAGTCTGAAAACGAAGGCCTTTTCACCACACGCACAGTGGGAGAGCTGCTGTGGGGATATGAAGACCCCCTGCTCAAAGCCCTCAAACTTTTAAAACCCACCCTGGATGATGTTTTTGGACTCTTCTATAAG ACCAATGCTTCCAACGATGGGGAGTATGTCTTCTTCACTGGCCAGCAGAACTACAAGGACTTTGCCAGAGTGGATACGTGGAAAGGTGAAAG CAAACTGGATTGGTGGACATCTGATGAGTGCAATATGATCAATGGAACCAATGGAGCATCTTTCCATCCCGTCATCACCAAGAATGAGACGCTCTACATGTTCTCCTCTGACCTGTGCAG GTCTCTGTACGCTCTGTATGAGGAGGATGTGACGGTGAAGGGGATCCCTGGGTATCGCTTCAGTCCCCCTAGCGAGGTGTTTGCTAATCACACCGTGAACCCTGCCAACGCCGGCTTCTGTGTCCCCGCTGGAAACTGCCTGGGCTCTGGCGTTCTGAATGTCAGCCTGTGTAAACAAG GAGCTCCCATCGTAATGTCGACACCTCACTTCTACCAGGCCGATGAGAAATATGTTCAGGATGTGTTCGGCATGAGGCCTAAGAAGGAGCAGCACCAGACTGCAATTGATATCAATCCG CTAACTGGAATCATTATTCAAGCTGCCAAACGGCTCCAGGTCAACGTGTTTGTTGAGAAAATTTCCTACTTCAG TCAAACAGGAAACGTGAGGACAGTGATCCTTCCCGTGGTTTATCTCAATGAG AGCGTTGTCATTGACGACGCGTCGGCCGCGAAGCTGAGGAAGATAATCGTGGAGCAGCACGTGGTGGAGAACATCCCCTTCTTTCTGATCGGCATCGCCATCATTATGGGAGGAATCTTCATGTTCCTGATGTGTCGGCAGAACGTCTCCGAG AGCACCACAGCTGAACGGCAGCCCCTGCTCTCGTCATAG
- the LOC117456625 gene encoding liver-expressed antimicrobial peptide 2 codes for MKTVQEKIIVLSMFLSLICAIQVDSAPVPQDWNGLIQRTKRSLLWRWNSMKPVGASCRDHSECGTNYCRRHICSF; via the exons ATGAAGACTGTTCAAGAAAAGATCATCGTTCTTTCAATGTTTCTGTCTCTGATATGTGCCATCCAG GTGGATTCAGCGCCTGTGCCTCAAGACTGGAATGGTTTGATACAGCGGACCAAGCGGTCGCTCCTGTGGCGCTGGAACAGCATGAAGCCTGTGGGGGCCAGCTGCAGGGACCACTCAGAGTGTGGCACAAACTACTGCAG GAGACATATATGTTCCTTCTGA